A section of the Rhizobium sp. Pop5 genome encodes:
- a CDS encoding aldose epimerase family protein yields MSDKLEREVFGQTKAGETVYRAVIKGGGLTAKIISWGAVIQDLRLEGHDAPLQLGFEDFDSYPLYSAYFGATPGRCANRVGGGRFTLDGKDYQLEPNENGVTHLHGGSDNIAKRNWTIVEHDVDRLVMKIVDPDGRAGYPGNCTIQATFWVHGNGELSITYESTSDQPTLANVCQHAYFNLDGREDALGHDIMIAADHYLPTDERQVPTGEIRPVDGTEFDFREMAPMKRFAGSEQVFYDHNFCLSRERAAKRSVALARSLHSGVSLEVRSTEPGVQFYAGFKLNTGAPGLGGRKYGPFAGFCLETQVWPDAINHEGFPNAVLRPGEVLRQETDYIFTKS; encoded by the coding sequence ATGTCGGATAAGTTGGAGCGGGAAGTTTTCGGGCAGACGAAGGCAGGCGAGACCGTCTATCGCGCCGTCATCAAGGGTGGTGGGCTGACGGCCAAGATCATCAGCTGGGGCGCGGTGATCCAGGACCTGCGCCTCGAGGGACATGATGCGCCGCTGCAGCTCGGCTTCGAGGATTTCGACAGCTACCCCCTTTATTCGGCCTATTTCGGCGCGACGCCCGGCCGCTGCGCCAACCGCGTCGGCGGCGGCAGGTTTACGCTCGACGGCAAGGATTATCAGCTCGAGCCGAACGAAAACGGCGTCACGCACCTGCATGGCGGCAGCGACAATATCGCCAAGCGCAACTGGACGATCGTCGAACACGACGTCGACCGCCTGGTGATGAAAATCGTCGATCCCGACGGCCGCGCCGGCTATCCCGGCAATTGCACCATCCAGGCGACGTTCTGGGTGCACGGCAACGGCGAACTGTCGATCACCTATGAATCGACCAGCGACCAGCCGACGCTCGCCAATGTCTGCCAGCACGCCTATTTCAATCTCGATGGCCGCGAAGACGCGCTTGGCCACGACATCATGATTGCCGCGGATCACTATCTGCCGACCGACGAGAGGCAGGTGCCGACCGGCGAGATCCGTCCCGTCGACGGGACGGAATTCGATTTCCGCGAGATGGCGCCGATGAAGCGTTTTGCCGGCAGCGAACAGGTGTTCTACGACCATAATTTCTGCCTGTCCCGTGAACGCGCCGCCAAGCGCAGCGTCGCGCTCGCCCGCAGCCTGCATTCCGGCGTATCGCTCGAAGTGCGCAGCACGGAACCGGGCGTGCAGTTTTATGCCGGCTTCAAGCTCAATACAGGAGCTCCCGGTCTCGGCGGGCGCAAATACGGCCCGTTCGCCGGCTTCTGCCTGGAGACTCAGGTCTGGCCGGATGCCATCAATCATGAAGGCTTTCCGAATGCGGTCCTGCGCCCCGGCGAGGTGCTGCGCCAGGAGACGGATTATATCTTCACCAAGAGCTGA
- the metA gene encoding homoserine O-succinyltransferase translates to MPIKIPDTLPAFETLVQEGVRVMTETMAIRQDIRPLQIGLLNLMPNKIKTEVQMARLVGASPLQVELSLIRIGGHKAKNTSEDHLLAFYQTWEEVKQRKFDGFIITGAPIELLPYEDVTYWAEMREILDWTETNVHSTMNVCWGAMAAIYHFHGVPKYELKEKAFGVYRHRNLKPSSIYLNGFSDNFEVPVSRWTEVRRADIEKSESLEILMESSEMGVCLVHEKRGRRLYMFNHVEYDSTSLSDEYFRDVDAGVPIKMPHNYFPHNDPAIAPQNRWRSHAHLLFGNWINEIYQTTPYDVEEIGMDL, encoded by the coding sequence ATGCCCATCAAGATCCCCGATACGCTGCCCGCCTTCGAGACCCTGGTTCAGGAAGGCGTGCGGGTGATGACCGAGACGATGGCGATCCGTCAGGATATAAGACCGTTGCAGATCGGGCTGCTCAACCTGATGCCGAACAAGATCAAGACCGAAGTGCAGATGGCCCGCCTTGTCGGCGCCTCACCGCTGCAGGTGGAACTGTCGCTCATCCGCATCGGCGGCCACAAGGCGAAGAACACCTCCGAAGATCATCTGCTTGCCTTCTACCAGACCTGGGAAGAGGTCAAGCAACGCAAATTCGATGGATTCATCATCACAGGGGCGCCCATCGAACTTCTGCCCTATGAGGATGTCACCTATTGGGCGGAGATGCGGGAGATTCTCGACTGGACGGAGACGAACGTCCATTCGACGATGAACGTCTGCTGGGGTGCGATGGCGGCGATCTACCACTTCCATGGCGTTCCGAAATACGAGTTGAAGGAGAAGGCTTTCGGCGTTTATCGCCACCGGAACCTGAAGCCTTCCTCGATCTATCTCAACGGCTTTTCCGACAATTTCGAGGTGCCGGTGTCGCGCTGGACCGAGGTGCGCCGCGCCGATATCGAGAAGTCGGAAAGCCTTGAGATCCTGATGGAATCAAGCGAGATGGGCGTCTGCCTGGTACACGAGAAGAGGGGTCGGCGGCTCTACATGTTCAACCATGTGGAATATGACTCTACCTCGCTTTCCGACGAGTATTTCCGCGACGTCGATGCCGGCGTGCCGATCAAGATGCCACACAATTATTTCCCGCATAACGATCCGGCGATTGCGCCGCAGAACCGCTGGCGCAGCCACGCGCATCTGCTGTTCGGCAACTGGATCAACGAAATCTACCAGACGACGCCCTATGACGTCGAAGAGATCGGTATGGACCTCTGA
- a CDS encoding ABC transporter ATP-binding protein/permease — MANKIEGRPGIRRQDRVGYDFSLTYRLGVMFSAFWNSAVRGKVLFLATVLILVILATAYGQVILNEWNAPFYDSLERRDLGEFFHQLEIFAMIAGTLLLLNVMQAWLNQMTALYMREGLSRDLVDQWLKRKRALRLASSGLIGVNPDQRLHEDSRNLAESTTGLVLGLLQSTILLVSFIGVLWELSSGFVFRISGHSFSIPGYMVWAAIFYAASASVLSQVVGRKLVKLNADRFSKEAELRFTLMHANENMPAITVARGEENERRRINTDISSVLRVVKRLAMANTNLTWVSAGYGWLVIVIPIIVAAPAYFSGGLTLGQLMMSVGAFNQVNTALRWYVANFGPIAEWRATLMRVTDFRQALLDMDEDYDLKDSIAYENTAPDTLTLKDVVINAKIGEEIDECGGFRLRETDVVIKAGEKIMINGDHSVNRKLLFQAMAGLWPCGSGTMGLPPIDDMLFVPQIAYVPGGTLREALAFPESADTYEKAAVEAALEKAGLHSLIARLDTRARWDKLLDGDQQKAIGFARLLLARPRWIVFDEVLEGMEPEWQETLAKLLTSMPEAGMIYIGRSEAYLEVLHPRVLHLQALPSKPEEQPPVVQTGASASAGAATVPAPAL, encoded by the coding sequence ATGGCAAATAAGATCGAGGGGAGGCCCGGAATCCGGAGGCAAGATAGGGTAGGGTATGATTTCAGCCTGACATATCGCCTCGGGGTGATGTTCTCGGCATTCTGGAATTCAGCAGTGCGTGGCAAGGTGCTGTTCCTGGCGACCGTGCTGATCCTCGTCATCCTGGCGACGGCCTATGGTCAGGTCATCCTCAACGAATGGAACGCCCCCTTCTACGATTCGCTGGAGCGTCGCGACCTCGGTGAATTCTTCCACCAGCTCGAAATCTTCGCGATGATTGCCGGCACGCTGCTGCTGCTCAACGTGATGCAGGCCTGGCTGAACCAAATGACCGCGCTCTATATGCGCGAAGGCCTGTCGCGCGATCTGGTCGACCAATGGCTGAAGCGTAAGCGTGCGCTGCGCCTTGCCTCCAGCGGCCTGATCGGTGTCAATCCTGACCAGCGCCTGCATGAGGATTCCCGCAACCTTGCCGAAAGCACGACGGGGCTCGTCCTCGGTCTCCTACAGTCGACCATCCTTCTGGTGAGCTTCATCGGCGTGCTATGGGAACTGTCGAGCGGCTTCGTCTTCCGCATCAGCGGCCATAGCTTCTCCATTCCGGGCTATATGGTCTGGGCGGCGATTTTCTATGCCGCTTCAGCCTCGGTGCTAAGCCAGGTCGTCGGCCGGAAGCTGGTCAAGCTCAATGCCGACCGCTTCTCGAAAGAGGCCGAGCTTCGCTTCACGCTGATGCACGCCAACGAGAACATGCCGGCGATCACCGTTGCCCGCGGTGAGGAGAACGAGCGCCGACGCATCAATACCGACATCAGCTCGGTGCTGAGGGTCGTCAAGCGCCTCGCCATGGCCAATACCAATCTCACCTGGGTTTCGGCCGGCTACGGCTGGCTGGTGATCGTCATCCCGATCATCGTCGCCGCACCCGCCTATTTCTCCGGCGGCCTTACCCTCGGCCAGCTGATGATGTCGGTCGGCGCCTTCAACCAGGTCAACACGGCGCTGCGCTGGTACGTCGCCAATTTCGGCCCGATCGCCGAATGGCGCGCCACGCTGATGCGCGTCACCGATTTCCGCCAGGCGCTGCTCGACATGGACGAGGACTACGACCTGAAGGATAGCATCGCCTATGAAAACACCGCACCCGATACGCTGACGCTGAAGGATGTGGTGATCAACGCCAAGATCGGTGAAGAAATCGATGAATGCGGCGGGTTCCGCCTGCGCGAAACCGATGTCGTGATCAAGGCCGGCGAGAAAATCATGATCAACGGCGATCACAGCGTCAACCGCAAGCTGCTGTTCCAGGCGATGGCTGGCCTCTGGCCGTGCGGCAGCGGTACGATGGGCCTGCCGCCGATCGACGACATGCTCTTCGTTCCCCAGATCGCCTATGTTCCCGGCGGCACGCTGCGCGAGGCGCTGGCCTTCCCCGAAAGTGCTGATACCTATGAGAAGGCGGCCGTTGAGGCAGCGCTCGAAAAGGCCGGCCTGCATTCGCTGATTGCAAGGCTCGATACCCGCGCCCGCTGGGACAAGCTGCTCGACGGCGACCAACAGAAGGCGATCGGCTTCGCCCGCCTGCTTCTGGCGCGCCCGCGTTGGATCGTCTTCGACGAAGTGCTTGAAGGCATGGAACCGGAATGGCAGGAAACGCTTGCCAAACTGCTGACCTCAATGCCTGAAGCCGGCATGATCTATATCGGCCGTTCCGAAGCCTATCTCGAAGTGCTGCACCCGCGCGTCCTGCACCTGCAGGCGCTTCCGTCAAAACCCGAGGAACAACCGCCAGTCGTCCAAACCGGCGCCAGCGCCAGTGCGGGCGCAGCTACCGTGCCCGCGCCGGCGCTCTAA
- a CDS encoding ABC-F family ATP-binding cassette domain-containing protein: MAPPILKLDDIVLSFGGAPLLAGAALQVEPGDKICLVGRNGSGKSTLLKIAAGLVEAQSGEVFRHPSSTVRYLEQAPDFAGFSTVQAYAEAGLGPGDDPYRVTYLLSHLGLTGEEDPKTLSGGESRRAALARVLAPEPDILLLDEPTNHLDLPTIEWLEGELQKTRSALVLISHDRRFLEKVSTATVWLDRGASRRLDRGFGHFEAWRDQVLEAEELEQHKLGKAIEREEHWLRYGVTARRKRNMRRLGELQTMRSQYRGHKGPQGTVQATVSDAQESGKLVIEAEKITKSFGDRPIVTPFSIRVHRGDCIGLVGPNGAGKTTLLKMLTGQLSPDSGTVKLGTNLEIATLDQKREDLDPEDTLANYLTDGRGENLLVNGEQRHVTGYMKEFLFQPEQARTPIRSLSGGERARLMLARILSRPANLLILDEPTNDLDIETLDLLQEIVAGFPGTVILVSHDRDFLDRTVTSTIAPAVPDAPDGRWIEYAGGYTDMLAQRKGALEERRKAEKAAEKPKAQEAAPQSANSKGKLSFKQKFALDNLPKEMAKAEAEIAKREQVMADPNLFTRDAAAFNRLAAEMEKLRTGLTKMEEEWLELEMLREELEG; encoded by the coding sequence TTGGCCCCTCCCATTCTGAAACTCGATGATATTGTCCTGAGCTTCGGCGGCGCGCCGCTTCTGGCCGGCGCGGCCCTTCAGGTCGAACCCGGCGACAAGATCTGTCTCGTCGGGCGCAATGGCTCCGGAAAATCGACGCTTTTGAAGATCGCCGCCGGCCTGGTCGAGGCGCAGTCCGGCGAGGTCTTCCGCCATCCGTCCTCGACGGTGCGTTATCTCGAACAGGCGCCGGATTTTGCCGGTTTCAGCACGGTTCAGGCCTATGCCGAAGCCGGGCTTGGACCTGGTGACGACCCCTATCGGGTTACCTATCTTCTGTCCCATCTCGGCCTGACCGGCGAGGAAGATCCGAAGACCCTTTCCGGCGGTGAATCGCGTCGGGCCGCTCTTGCGCGCGTGCTGGCACCGGAACCCGACATTCTCCTGCTCGACGAACCGACCAACCATCTCGACCTTCCCACAATCGAATGGCTGGAAGGCGAGTTGCAGAAGACGCGCAGCGCGCTGGTGCTGATTTCGCACGACCGGCGTTTTCTCGAAAAGGTCTCGACGGCAACGGTCTGGCTCGATCGCGGCGCCTCGCGCCGGCTCGACAGGGGCTTTGGGCATTTCGAAGCCTGGCGTGACCAGGTGCTGGAGGCCGAGGAACTGGAGCAGCACAAGCTCGGCAAGGCGATCGAGCGCGAAGAACATTGGCTGCGCTACGGCGTCACCGCACGGCGCAAGCGAAACATGCGCCGCCTCGGCGAATTGCAGACGATGCGCTCACAATATCGCGGCCATAAAGGCCCGCAGGGTACGGTGCAAGCGACGGTTTCGGATGCGCAGGAATCCGGCAAGCTGGTGATCGAGGCTGAGAAGATCACCAAGAGTTTCGGCGACCGGCCGATCGTCACGCCCTTCTCGATCCGGGTGCATCGCGGCGATTGCATCGGTCTCGTCGGGCCGAACGGCGCCGGCAAGACGACGCTTCTGAAGATGCTGACCGGCCAGCTTTCCCCCGACAGCGGCACAGTGAAGCTCGGCACCAATCTGGAGATCGCCACGCTCGACCAGAAGCGCGAGGACCTCGACCCCGAGGATACGCTCGCCAACTATCTCACGGACGGCCGCGGCGAAAACCTGCTCGTCAACGGCGAGCAGCGCCATGTCACCGGCTACATGAAGGAATTCCTGTTCCAGCCGGAACAGGCGCGCACGCCGATCAGGAGCCTTTCGGGCGGCGAGCGCGCCCGGCTGATGCTGGCGCGCATCCTTTCGCGCCCGGCAAATCTCCTGATCCTCGATGAACCCACCAACGATCTCGATATCGAGACGCTCGACCTCCTGCAGGAAATCGTCGCCGGCTTTCCCGGCACGGTCATCCTGGTCAGCCATGATCGCGATTTCCTCGACCGCACCGTGACCTCGACGATCGCGCCCGCCGTGCCGGATGCGCCCGACGGCCGATGGATCGAATATGCCGGCGGCTACACGGATATGTTGGCGCAGCGCAAAGGCGCGCTCGAAGAGCGCAGGAAGGCCGAGAAGGCGGCGGAGAAGCCGAAGGCGCAGGAGGCAGCGCCTCAATCCGCAAACTCGAAGGGCAAGCTCTCCTTCAAGCAGAAATTCGCGCTTGATAATCTGCCGAAGGAGATGGCCAAGGCCGAAGCCGAGATCGCCAAGCGCGAGCAGGTGATGGCCGACCCCAATCTTTTCACGCGCGACGCTGCGGCCTTCAACCGGCTTGCCGCCGAGATGGAGAAGCTGCGCACTGGCCTGACAAAGATGGAAGAGGAGTGGCTGGAGCTCGAAATGCTACGGGAGGAGCTGGAAGGCTAA
- a CDS encoding thiamine diphosphokinase, with protein sequence MPMSQSTFTILLGGELSLTERLRRAIGDSRFIAADGGMRHAAALGVTPELWVGDFDSTPADLEGAFPHVQKQPYPAAKAATDGEIAVSEAIARGARRLILAGALGGERSDHALQHLLSAVNLAEDGFDVLLTSGKEEAVPLIAGTIELDLPKGSLFSIPGFSELTGLSIENARYPLVDFHLPFGSSRTISNVAEGKVRFSLGSGRAIVLARPYDLSGV encoded by the coding sequence ATGCCCATGAGCCAATCCACCTTCACCATCCTGCTCGGCGGCGAACTCAGCCTCACGGAACGGCTGCGCCGCGCCATCGGCGACAGCCGTTTCATTGCGGCCGACGGCGGCATGCGGCATGCGGCGGCACTCGGCGTTACGCCGGAGCTCTGGGTTGGCGATTTCGATTCGACGCCGGCCGATCTCGAAGGCGCATTTCCCCATGTGCAGAAACAGCCTTATCCCGCGGCGAAGGCAGCGACGGACGGTGAAATCGCCGTATCGGAAGCGATCGCCCGCGGGGCGCGGCGACTGATCCTGGCCGGCGCGCTTGGTGGCGAACGCTCCGACCACGCGCTTCAGCATCTGCTGTCGGCCGTCAATCTGGCCGAAGATGGCTTCGACGTGCTCCTGACCTCGGGCAAGGAAGAGGCCGTGCCGCTGATTGCCGGCACGATCGAACTGGACCTTCCCAAGGGCAGTTTGTTTTCCATACCGGGATTCAGCGAACTGACGGGGCTTTCCATCGAGAATGCGCGCTATCCCTTGGTGGATTTTCATCTGCCTTTCGGTTCGTCGCGCACCATTTCCAACGTCGCGGAAGGCAAGGTTCGCTTTTCGCTTGGCAGTGGCCGGGCGATCGTGCTTGCCCGGCCCTATGATCTTTCCGGAGTCTGA
- a CDS encoding MarR family winged helix-turn-helix transcriptional regulator, whose protein sequence is MNEAMTKTLSNNPVDPDGESVPRIGRSMGRMRLMTGRRLIGRLAIQSAAPGLELSHLDVLDAVRRAQPAGEVTVGMIAEMLRIDPSRASRVVAEMVGRNVLRREASQADARRIVVVITKAGQALLADILAQKLAIISEIVSDWPEQDVERFAALFERFIGGYEAIFLSRDKDTPG, encoded by the coding sequence ATGAATGAAGCGATGACCAAAACCCTGTCGAACAACCCTGTCGATCCGGACGGCGAAAGCGTGCCGCGCATTGGCCGAAGCATGGGGCGCATGCGGCTGATGACCGGCCGGCGGCTGATTGGGCGGCTGGCGATCCAGAGTGCTGCCCCGGGCCTCGAGCTTTCGCATCTCGACGTGCTTGATGCCGTGCGCAGGGCCCAGCCGGCCGGTGAGGTTACGGTCGGCATGATTGCGGAGATGCTGCGCATCGATCCGTCGCGGGCAAGCCGGGTGGTGGCCGAGATGGTCGGGCGCAACGTGCTGCGCCGCGAGGCCTCGCAGGCCGATGCGCGGCGGATCGTCGTTGTCATAACCAAGGCCGGCCAGGCCCTGCTCGCCGACATCCTCGCGCAGAAACTGGCTATTATTTCGGAGATCGTCTCCGACTGGCCGGAGCAGGATGTCGAGCGTTTTGCAGCGCTTTTCGAGCGTTTCATCGGCGGCTACGAGGCGATCTTCCTGTCGCGCGACAAGGATACGCCGGGCTGA
- a CDS encoding MDR family MFS transporter: MDMQLAPAPLVTDPRRRLILFCFLMTAMFMATLDNQIVSTALPTIVGEFGHLERFGWIGSAYLLSLSAVMPVYGKLGDLFGRKYVMMTAIAIFTVGSTVCGLAISMNTLIAARVLQGLGGGGIMVSIFAVNADLFEPRERARYQSYSSLVLMASGAIGPVLGGTMSDLFGWRSIFLVNVPIGFIVLTGLAFMLPYRKPHRRPKIDYAGALLLALTTTSIVLATDSSELFGSLISPESIGIVAFGVVCAIAWVFTERRAPEPIVPLQLFRNSTFSLLLVISIMGGAIAIGMVNYLALFLQTTTGLSPSAAGLLFILLTGGLVCGSLSAGRIISKTGRYKPFAIASLSCSAVAFALMSQIHAGTPIAFIGAIMMLHGIGIGLAQQVPVIGVQNAAPARDVGAATGSVTLSRMGGASIAISIYGAIIASGLGKVGVSIPGVADIEQLTPKMMAALPEASRQAVADIYTAAFSPLFMTSCAIALIGLTAAFMLKPVQLPRAGETKMVQKPAAEAAE; encoded by the coding sequence ATGGACATGCAACTTGCGCCTGCGCCGCTCGTGACGGATCCTCGTCGCCGGCTCATTCTCTTCTGCTTTCTGATGACCGCCATGTTCATGGCGACGCTGGACAATCAGATCGTTTCCACAGCGCTGCCGACCATCGTCGGCGAATTCGGCCATCTCGAGCGCTTCGGTTGGATCGGCTCGGCTTACCTCCTGTCTCTCAGCGCCGTCATGCCCGTTTACGGCAAGCTCGGTGACCTCTTCGGCCGCAAATATGTGATGATGACGGCGATTGCGATCTTCACGGTCGGCTCGACGGTCTGCGGCCTTGCGATCTCGATGAACACGCTGATCGCCGCCCGCGTGCTCCAGGGCCTCGGCGGCGGCGGCATCATGGTATCGATCTTCGCGGTCAACGCCGATCTGTTCGAACCACGCGAGCGGGCGCGCTATCAAAGCTATTCCAGCCTCGTGCTGATGGCCTCGGGCGCGATCGGCCCCGTGCTCGGCGGCACGATGAGCGATCTCTTCGGTTGGCGTTCGATCTTCCTGGTCAACGTGCCGATCGGCTTCATCGTGCTCACTGGCCTTGCCTTCATGCTGCCTTACCGCAAGCCGCATCGCCGTCCCAAGATCGATTATGCCGGCGCGCTCCTGCTGGCGCTGACGACGACCAGCATCGTGCTTGCCACCGACAGCAGCGAATTGTTCGGCTCGTTGATCTCGCCTGAGAGTATCGGCATCGTCGCTTTCGGCGTCGTTTGCGCCATCGCCTGGGTATTCACAGAGCGCCGGGCACCGGAGCCGATCGTTCCCCTGCAGCTCTTCCGCAATTCGACCTTCAGCCTGCTGCTTGTGATCTCGATCATGGGCGGCGCCATCGCCATCGGCATGGTCAACTATCTCGCCCTCTTCCTGCAGACCACGACCGGCCTTTCGCCATCCGCCGCCGGCCTTCTTTTCATCCTGCTCACCGGCGGCCTCGTCTGCGGGTCGCTATCGGCAGGCCGCATCATCTCGAAGACAGGGCGCTACAAGCCCTTCGCCATCGCAAGCCTCAGCTGCAGCGCAGTTGCCTTTGCGCTGATGTCGCAGATCCACGCGGGAACGCCGATCGCCTTCATCGGCGCGATCATGATGCTGCACGGCATCGGCATCGGTCTTGCGCAGCAGGTTCCCGTCATCGGCGTGCAGAACGCCGCACCCGCCCGCGACGTCGGCGCGGCCACCGGCTCGGTGACCCTATCACGCATGGGAGGCGCGTCGATCGCCATATCCATCTATGGCGCCATCATCGCCTCCGGGCTCGGCAAGGTCGGCGTGTCCATTCCCGGCGTCGCCGATATCGAGCAGCTGACGCCCAAGATGATGGCCGCCCTTCCCGAAGCGAGCCGCCAAGCCGTCGCCGATATTTATACCGCCGCCTTCTCGCCGCTTTTCATGACCTCCTGCGCCATTGCGCTGATCGGACTGACGGCCGCCTTCATGCTGAAGCCTGTGCAGCTGCCGCGTGCCGGCGAGACGAAGATGGTGCAAAAGCCGGCGGCGGAGGCTGCGGAATAA
- a CDS encoding M48 family metalloprotease, whose product MKRRTRLDSLTTWKSPALSSDAISAPLRFMRRLMLLSAIAVGLNGCQPLIEQSYQPTVSPSSNPQIVDEVQKNDPRAAMGAREHPRIVASYGGEYKDAKTERLVARIAGALTAVSENPSQSYRITILNSPAINAFALPGGYLYVTRGLLALANDASEVAAVLSHEMGHVTANHGIERQKREEAEVIASRVVAEVLSSDIAGKQALARGKLRLAAFSRQQELQADVIGVRMLGEAGYDPYAAARFLDSMAAYSRFMSVDPEADQSLDFLSSHPNSAQRIDLARAHARAFGQEGAVGDKGRDYYLDGIDGLLYGDSPEEGYVRGQTFLHGGLGIRFDVPPDFKIDNKVEAVMATGPNDIAVRFDGVADNQNQSLTNYISSGWVTGLDPSTIQPITINGMEAATARASADRWDFDVTVIRNNSQIFRFLTAVPKGSDALEPTAEVLRTSFRRMTPAEAASLKPLRIRVVTVRPGENISTLAARMMGTDRKLDLFKLINALPTGAAVSPGDRVKIIAE is encoded by the coding sequence ATGAAGCGGAGAACCAGACTGGATAGCTTGACGACGTGGAAATCGCCCGCGCTTTCCAGTGATGCCATCTCCGCGCCGCTCCGCTTCATGCGGCGCCTGATGCTGCTTTCGGCCATTGCCGTCGGGTTGAACGGCTGCCAGCCGCTGATCGAGCAATCCTATCAGCCGACAGTCTCGCCCTCCTCCAATCCGCAGATCGTCGACGAGGTACAAAAGAATGATCCCCGCGCGGCGATGGGCGCCCGCGAGCATCCGCGCATCGTCGCAAGCTATGGCGGCGAATACAAGGATGCCAAGACCGAGCGTCTCGTCGCCCGCATCGCCGGCGCGCTGACGGCGGTGTCGGAAAATCCGAGCCAGTCCTATCGCATCACCATTCTGAACTCGCCGGCGATCAACGCTTTCGCGTTGCCGGGCGGCTATCTGTACGTCACCCGCGGCCTGCTCGCCCTTGCCAACGACGCTTCGGAAGTTGCCGCCGTGCTGTCGCACGAGATGGGCCACGTCACCGCAAACCACGGCATCGAACGGCAGAAGCGCGAGGAGGCTGAGGTCATTGCCAGCCGCGTCGTCGCCGAGGTCCTCTCCAGCGACATCGCCGGCAAGCAGGCGCTTGCCCGCGGCAAACTCCGGCTCGCCGCCTTCTCCCGCCAGCAGGAGCTGCAAGCCGACGTGATCGGTGTGCGCATGCTCGGCGAAGCCGGCTACGACCCTTATGCCGCAGCCCGTTTCCTCGACTCCATGGCTGCCTACAGCCGCTTCATGTCGGTCGACCCGGAAGCCGACCAGAGCCTCGACTTCCTGTCGAGCCATCCAAATTCCGCCCAGCGTATCGACCTTGCCCGCGCCCATGCCCGCGCTTTCGGCCAGGAAGGGGCGGTCGGCGACAAGGGCCGCGATTACTATCTCGACGGCATAGACGGCCTGCTTTACGGCGACAGCCCGGAGGAAGGCTATGTGCGCGGCCAAACCTTCCTGCATGGTGGCCTTGGCATCCGCTTCGACGTCCCGCCCGACTTCAAGATCGACAATAAGGTCGAAGCCGTGATGGCGACCGGCCCGAATGACATCGCCGTCCGCTTCGACGGTGTCGCCGATAATCAGAACCAGAGCCTCACCAATTACATCTCCAGCGGCTGGGTGACCGGCCTCGACCCATCGACCATCCAGCCGATCACCATCAACGGCATGGAAGCGGCCACAGCGCGCGCCAGCGCCGACCGCTGGGATTTCGACGTCACCGTCATCCGCAACAATTCGCAGATCTTCAGGTTCCTCACCGCCGTGCCGAAGGGCAGCGATGCGCTGGAGCCGACAGCCGAAGTCTTGCGCACGAGTTTCCGGCGCATGACGCCCGCGGAAGCGGCCTCCCTGAAGCCGCTACGCATTCGCGTCGTCACCGTCCGGCCGGGCGAGAACATCTCGACGCTCGCCGCCCGCATGATGGGCACCGACCGCAAGCTCGATCTCTTCAAGCTCATCAATGCCCTGCCGACGGGTGCGGCCGTTTCGCCAGGCGACCGCGTCAAGATCATCGCCGAATAA
- a CDS encoding RNA polymerase factor sigma-32, whose protein sequence is MKNMSADRRMIKIAMAAPYLARQEEHDLATRWKDHDDRGARNQIAMAHMRLVISMAGKFRNFGLPMSDLVQEGYVGLLEAAARFEPERDVRFSTYASWWIRASIQDYILRNWSIVRGGTSSAQKALFFNLRRLRAKLAKGDTQLTLQSIHQEIAAALGVSLADVQTMDARLSGNDASLQAPSVSGDAESAEKMDFLVSDDPLPDEQVSNMIDGERRRVWLASALKHLNEREMKIISARRLAEDGATLEELGADLGISKERVRQIESRAMEKLRSALVSADPHMAAYA, encoded by the coding sequence ATGAAGAACATGTCTGCAGATCGGCGCATGATCAAAATCGCGATGGCCGCCCCCTATCTCGCCCGTCAGGAAGAACACGATCTTGCCACCCGCTGGAAGGATCACGATGACCGCGGCGCACGCAACCAGATCGCCATGGCCCATATGCGCCTCGTCATCTCCATGGCCGGCAAGTTCCGCAATTTCGGACTGCCGATGAGCGATCTCGTGCAGGAGGGCTATGTCGGCCTGCTGGAGGCTGCCGCCCGTTTCGAGCCGGAACGCGACGTGCGCTTTTCGACCTATGCAAGCTGGTGGATCAGGGCCTCGATCCAGGATTATATCCTGCGCAACTGGTCGATCGTGCGCGGCGGGACGAGTTCGGCGCAGAAGGCGCTGTTCTTCAACCTGCGCCGCCTGCGCGCCAAGCTCGCCAAGGGCGATACGCAGCTGACGCTGCAATCCATCCATCAGGAGATCGCAGCCGCCTTGGGCGTCAGCCTCGCCGATGTCCAGACCATGGATGCGCGGCTTTCCGGCAACGATGCCTCGCTGCAGGCGCCCTCTGTCTCGGGTGACGCCGAGAGTGCGGAGAAGATGGATTTTCTCGTCAGCGACGATCCTCTGCCGGACGAGCAGGTTTCCAATATGATTGACGGCGAGCGCCGCCGGGTCTGGCTAGCCTCGGCGCTGAAACATCTCAACGAGCGCGAAATGAAGATCATCAGCGCCCGGCGGCTGGCGGAAGATGGCGCTACGCTCGAAGAGCTCGGCGCCGATCTTGGCATTTCCAAGGAGCGCGTGCGCCAGATCGAAAGCCGGGCGATGGAGAAGCTTCGCAGCGCGCTCGTCAGCGCCGATCCGCACATGGCGGCCTACGCCTGA